A window from Pseudoliparis swirei isolate HS2019 ecotype Mariana Trench chromosome 17, NWPU_hadal_v1, whole genome shotgun sequence encodes these proteins:
- the epcam gene encoding epithelial cell adhesion molecule → MTMWIVLVLVAFAAKAAAAPCACETLKWATCEEPCDCTVMVGVNQKQKLNCKALIPKCFLMKAEMHLIKTGKDSRSIGGKPTDTAIVDNDGIYDPDCETDGKFRAKQCNNTEECWCVNSAGVRRSDKEDKNIKCEKLVETNWVRLQLTHKPVTTLLTANNLKAAFSEAMNKRYMNFNKDLVKNVEYDADARMIVVDVKKPKGDRQNDLTQMAYYMEKDVKVLPLFKNPLKFAPTVNGQNVEMETILVYYVDEEPPTFTMKHLSGGIIAVIVVVVLAVVAGLLVLFFARKRQNQKYNKAQQRELDPM, encoded by the exons ATGACAATGTGGATTGTTCTCGTTCTCGTTGCCTTTGCGGCGAAAGCTGCGGCTGCCCCCT gtGCTTGTGAAACTTTGAAGTGGGCCACCTGTGAAGAGCCATGCGATTGCACCGTTATGGTCGGCGTCAACCAGAAACAAAAGCTGAACTGCAAAGCAT TGATCCCCAAGTGCTTCTTGATGAAGGCCGAGATGCACCTAATTAAAACGGGCAAGGACTCTCGCTCAATCGGTGGAAAGCCGACAGACACGGCCATTGTCGACAACGATGGCATCTACGACCCGGATTGCGAGACCGACGGCAAGTTCAGGGCCAAGCAGTGCAACAACACGGAGGAGTGCTGGTGCGTCAACAGTGCTGGCGTCCGTCGTTCCGACAAGGAAGACAAGAACATCAAGTGTGAGAAGCTCGTCGAGACCAA CTGGGTCCGTCTTCAGCTGACCCACAAACCAGTGACCACTCTGTTGACCGCCAACAATCTGAAGGC TGCCTTTTCCGAAGCCATGAACAAACGTTACATGAACTTTAACAAGGACTTGGTGAAGAATGTTGAG TACGACGCAGATGCCCGCATGATCGTAGTGGATGTGAAGAAGCCAAAGGGAGACCGCCAGAATGACCTGACCCAGATGGCCTACTATATGGagaaagat GTGAAGGTACTGCCCCTGTTCAAGAACCCGCTCAAGTTCGCACCCACTGTGAACGGCCAGAATGTGGAAATGGAGACCATCTTGGTGTACTACGTTGATGAGGAGCCGCCGACTTTCACCATGAAGCACCTGTCGGGCGGCATCATCGCCGTCatcgtggtggtggtgctggccGTGGTCGCCggcctgctggtcctg TTCTTTGCCAGAAAGCGCCAGAATCAGAAATACAACAAAGCCCAG CAAAGAGAATTGGACCCGATGTAA
- the plekhh2 gene encoding pleckstrin homology domain-containing family H member 2 — translation MAEGEEAMSQEDWKEKCVVLEALLMKFRVQIIKIRELTGDKIQQLETQANDAEKRAFTAHQQVQWMEEKLKAPDSQSGDSEVRLFRRCQELRAVVQEKENVIAQLEQQLEEQKQSRLQDAKTVEEKAVKIKEWVMLKLSEFEVENAELREANEQQEVQLGELQKQVQSFEQKCGGGRGVLCRPGEAHRLSSLTFGCFQVRGKSPQVLTGPAPCQRTLSNQGGAEGRDATKKGNKQTASSGTNGDVQRRDQTGPLEDDSASESLDESVCGSESCGVSSVLSSAASDGEGGGGKGGGAGGQEFSRPSSENYLTASDDSSSLFDDDMQRAEQPGFGLLGSPDGSLGGCKEEEEEEEGAPRTKQEDQTSEELNKRFQSQRLDSSSSSGEATTPSPILASALTPKRPNLPQDPRDNPASPKQPRLRTPMSFGSTNAARAKRHLSQPPVSTEAARGRTRNALSMLRPLRPQETDLDQEQQVGMEMGRDAPPRGSRTAGPAFPALQTVPGPQESSPEICFDISAPPTPPLHRLPSWESRIYAVAKSGIRLSETSCTDPASKDHSLQSSYPAFVMYTSLVYKNMTAPVYTTLKGKATLLSSSPFSDESSSSEESSSSGEEDGSLCSSRASSSSHKDGSPRSLKRAVSISSMTSESDYAIPPDAYSTDTECSEPDQKLSKTCSSAGDNGKSEPMEKSGYLLKMVKTWKKTWKRRWFILKDGELLYYNSPSDVIRKPQGQIEVNATSSIAREEGKQVLQVVTGKRVYYLKADSPNLLEEWLRVLQSVLRVKAASPLFTQPDIRPGMKGLLVKVKHGYSKRVWCALIGKTLYYFRSKEEDKFPLGQIKLWEARIEEVDRSRDSRDDPKACGRGLQAASFTIALHPQEKEPTYLLIESFHEKDAWLYHLSLAAGTRVGKVGTEFEQLVGKLFQLDGDPDSQFWRHPMLCFSKEALLSPLTTLPSQALQTEAVKLFKTCQLFINVAIDAPAIDYHVSLAQSALQVCLAHPELQNEFFCQLIKQTQRRQPHGHPAPLQGWQFLALCVGLFLPQHPFLWLLQVHLKRHGDSRTEGGKYAIYCQRSMERTQQKGERQARLSRMEILSILLRNPYHHSLPFSVPVHFLNNTYQVVSFDASTTVDEFQCRLNQDTGIRKTGLSGFSLYSDDPTGRELEHFLQGSIKICDIISKWEQASKEQHTGKSENTRTVRLTYKNRLYFSLQVRGESDRERLLLAYQTNEAIAAGHFPVNKELALEMAALLAQVEFGDFERPFSAPGPAQTKSNLTLKQVLDRFYPKHYRRTTSEEQLRQLLQRLSARWASLRGRSSSECVRIYLTVARKWPFFGAKLFETETITPSPEHGARVWLAVHEDGISVLEHNSVKPLASHSFKNLMTFGGCKQDFMLVVGQNIGGNTSKDKPTEKHLFATDASKIREITLLVSNYVNSAHQQKAAAHHLSAPALMAAHPISLKSKELRSKSPPALGRPSKTPTLL, via the exons ATTCAACAATTGGAGACACAGGCGAACGATGCCGAAAAACGTGCCTTCACCGCTCACCAGCAG GTGCAGTGGATGGAGGAGAAGCTGAAAGCGCCCGACAGTCAGTCGGGAGACTCGGAGGTGCGTCTGTTCCGGCGGTGCCAGGAGCTGCGGGCCGTGGTGCAAGAGAAGGAGAACGTCATCGCAcagctggagcagcagctggaggagcag AAACAGAGTCGACTTCAGGATGCCAAAACAGTGGAGGAGAAAGCAGTTAAGATCAAGGAATGGGTGATGCTGAAGTTGTCCGAG TTTGAGGTGGAGAACGCGGAGTTGAGAGAAGCCAACGAGCAGCAGGAGGTTCAGCTTGGGGAGTTGCAGAAACAAGTTCAGT CCTTTGAGCAGAAGTGTGGCGGTGGGAGAGGCGTCCTGTGCCGACCAGGTGAGGCCCATCGCCTCAGCAGCCTGACATTCGGCTGCTTCCAGGTGAGGGGCAAGAGCCCCCAGGTGCTGACTGGACCAGCACCCTGCCAGAGGACCCTCAGCAAccaggggggggcggagggcagAGACGCAACCA AGAAGGGCAACAAGCAGACAGCCTCCTCAGGGACAAACGGTGACGTCCAGAGACGGGACCAGACTGGACCTCTGGAGGACGACAGTGCATCTGAAAGCCTGGATGAGAGTGTGTGCGGATCCGAGTCGTGTGGTGTCTCCTCCGTGCTTTCCAGTGCTGCGTCAgacggagaaggaggaggaggaaaaggaggaggtgcTGGGGGTCAGGAGTTCAGCCGCCCCAGCAGTGAGAACTACCTGACTGCTTCAGACGACAGCAGCTCTCTGTTCGACGACGACATGCAGCGTGCCGAGCAACCCGGCTTCGGCCTGCTGGGGTCACCAGATGGGTCGCTGGGAGGgtgtaaggaggaggaggaggaggaggagggggcaccCAGGACCAAGCAGGAGGACCAAACCTCAGAGGAGCTCAACAAACGTTTCCAGTCCCAGAGACTCGACTCCTCATCCTCGTCGGGCGAAGCCACCACCCCCAGCCCCATCCTCGCATCAGCACTCACCCCGAAACGACCCAACCTGCCCCAGGACCCCAGAGATAACCCCGCCTCGCCCAAACAGCCCCGGCTGCGGACCCCGATGAGCTTCGGCTCGACGAATGCGGCTCGGGCCAAGAGACATCTGAGCCAGCCTCCGGTCAGCACAGAGGCCGCGCGCGGGCGAACGCGCAACGCCCTCAGCATGCTGCGGCCGCTCCGGCCACAGGAAAcggacctggaccaggagcaGCAGGTTGGCATGGAGATGGGCAGGGACGCGCCTCCTCGAGGCTCACGGACAGCGGGGCCTGCGTTTCCAGCCTTGCAGACCGTACCTGGTCCACAGGAATCCAGTCCGGAGATCTGTTTTGACATCTCAGCTCCCCCGACACCCCCGTTACACAGGCTGCCCTCCTGG GAGAGTCGCATCTATGCTGTGGCGAAATCGGGAATCCGGCTGTCTGAGACGTCCTGCACGGACCCTGCTAGCAAAG ACCACTCCCTCCAGTCCTCCTACCCCGCCTTTGTGATGTACACGTCCCTCGTCTATAAGAACATGACCGCTCCAGTTTACACCACTCTGAAGGGG AAAGCCACCCTGCTGAGCAGCAGCCCGTTCTCGGACGAGTCGTCCAGCTCCGAGGAGTCGTCCAGCTCGGGCGAGGAGGACGGCTCCCTCTGCAGCTCCCGtgcctcctccagctcccacAAGGATGGAAGCCCACGCTCCCTCAAGAGAG ctgTGTCCATTTCCTCGATGACATCAGAGAGCGACTACGCCATCCCCCCCGATGCCTACTCCACCGATACGGAGTGCTCTGAACCGGACCAGAAGCTCTCAAAAACCTGCTCTTCGGCCGGAGACAACGGCAAGAGC GAACCAATGGAGAAGTCAGGCTACCTGTTGAAAATGGTGAAGACTTGGAAAAAAACTTGGAAGAGACGCTGGTTCATCCTCAAAGACGGAGAGCTGCTCTACTACAACTCGCCC AGTGACGTGATCAGGAAACCTCAGGGTCAGATCGAGGTCAACGCGACCAGCAGCATTGCCCGTGAAGAGGGAAAACAAGTCTTGCAg GTAGTGACAGGGAAGCGTGTCTATTACCTAAAAGCCGACTCCCCCAACCTGCTGGAGGAGTGGCTTCGGGTGCTGCAGAGCGTGCTCAGGGTAAAGGCCGCCAGTCCACTCTTCACCCAGCCGGATATTCGCCCAGGCATGAAGGGATTGCTCGTCAAG GTGAAGCACGGCTACTCCAAGCGGGTTTGGTGCGCTCTGATTGGCAAAACCTTGTACTATTTCCGCAGCAAGGAGGAGGATAAG TTCCCCCTAGGTCAGATTAAGCTGTGGGAGGCCCGGATTGAGGAGGTGGACCGTTCGAGGGACTCCAGGGACGACCCAAAGgcgtgtgggcggggcttacagGCGGCATCCTTCaccatcgctctccatccacAGGAGAAAGAGCCCACCTACCTGCTCATTGAGTCCTTCCACGAAAAG GATGCGTGGCTCTACCATCTGTCTCTGGCAGCAGGCACCAGAGTGGGCAAAGTTGGCACTGAGTTTGAACAACTGGTGGGAAAACTCTTCCAACTGGATGGAGATCCAG ACTCCCAGTTCTGGAGACATCCCATGTTGTGTTTCAGTAAGGAAGCCCTGTTGTCTCCTCTCACCACCCTGCCATCACAAGCTCTGCAGACCGAGGCCGTTAAGCTCTttaag ACTTGTCAGCTTTTCATCAACGTGGCCATCGACGCTCCAGCCATCGACTACCACGTCTCGCTGGCCCAGAGTGCCTTGCAGGTGTGTCTGGCCCACCCAGAGCTTCAGAACGAGTTCTTCTGCCAGCTCATCAAGCAGACTCAGAGGAGGCAGCCGCACGGCCATCCGGCCCCCCTGCAG GGTTGGCAGTTTCTAGCCCTGTGTGTCGGACTGTTTCTGCCTCAGCATCCGTTCCTCTGGCTGCTCCAGGTTCACCTCAAAAGACACGGAGACTCCAG GACGGAGGGGGGCAAGTATGCCATCTACTGCCAGCGCTCCATGGAGCGGACCCAGCAGAAGGGCGAGAGGCAGGCCAGGCTGTCCCGTATGGAGATCCTGTCGATCCTACTGAGGAACCCTTATCATCACTCCCTGCCATTCAGTGTCCCTGTCCACTTCCTCAATAACACCTACCAG GTGGTGAGCTTCGATGCTTCGACCACAGTGGACGAGTTCCAGTGTCGCCTAAACCAGGACACCGGCATAAGGAAAACCGGATTATCAGGTTTCAGCTTGTACAGCGATGACCCCACCGGACGAGAGCTGGAACACTTCCTCCAAGGAAGCATCAAA ATTTGTGACATCATCTCCAAATGGGAGCAGGCCTCTAAGGAGCAGCACACTGGCAAGTCTGAAAACACCAGGACGGTCCGCCTCACCTACAAAAACAG GCTGTATTTCTCTCTCCAAGTCAGGGGGGAGTCCGATAGGGAGAGGTTGCTGCTGGCTTATCAGACGAATGAGGCCATCGCCGCGGGACACTTCCCTGTGAACAAGGAGCTGGCTCTGGAGATGGCTGCCCTGCTGGCCCAG GTCGAGTTTGGGGACTTTGAGCGCCCCTTCTCTGCCCCTGGACCCGCCCAGACCAAGTCTAACCTAACCCTGAAGCAGGTCCTGGACAGATTCTACCCGAAACATTACCGCAGGACAACGTCTGAGGAGCAGCTCAG GCAACTGCTGCAGCGCCTCTCCGCCCGCTGGGCCTCCCTGAGAGGTCGAAGTTCCTCCGAGTGTGTGAGGATCTACCTGACCGTTGCCAGAAAGTGGCCTTTCTTTGGTGCCAAATTATTTGAAACAGAg ACCATCACTCCCTCTCCAGAGCATGGTGCACGCGTTTGGCTGGCTGTGCACGAAGATGGTATCAGCGTACTGGAGCACAACTCTGTT AAGCCGCTGGCATCCCACTCGTTCAAGAACCTGATGACGTTCGGGGGCTGCAAGCAGGACTTCATGCTGGTCGTCGGACAAAACATCGGTGGCAACACCAGCAAAGACAAACCCACAGAGAAACACCTGTTTGCAACAGACGCCTCCAAG ATAAGGGAGATCACCCTTCTCGTCTCCAATTACGTCAATAGTGCCCATCAGCAGAAGGCCGCCGCCCACCACCTCTCAGCACCGGCCCTGATGGCGGCGCATCCCATCAGTCTGAAGAGCAAAGAGCTGAGGAGCAAATCCCCGCCAGCGCTGGGACGCCCCAGCAAGACCCCCACGCTGCTGTGA